One genomic region from Cyanobium usitatum str. Tous encodes:
- the secD gene encoding protein translocase subunit SecD, which produces MARQQGWFALILALAIAAGALLFSWNTPETPLGQRLGLDLRGGSQLTLQVLPAGAIKTVQKEQLDAVKEVLDRRINGLGVAESTLQTVGDDQLMLQLPGEQDPSRAAKVLGTTALLEFRAQKPGTEQRMQELLNLKRQATALLIRLNGPVNEAADTQPDVPTSPDAKQADRDQLEADLQRINVDIVAQFEPAGLSGKDLVTAGRQQQQTGTGWDVTLGFTKDGGDKFASLTQSIAGTGRLLGIVLDGRSISEARVGPEFKAAGITGGSASITGNFTAEQARDLEVQLRGGSLPLPVKILEVRTVGPSLGAENIRTSLVAALTGLLLVAVFMVIVYRLAGLVAVVALSLYGLFNLAVYALIPVTLSLPGIAGFILSLGMAVDANVLIFERIKEELRSGNTLIRSIDTGFALAFSSIVDSQVTTLISCIALFALGTGLVKGFAVTLGIGVLLSLFSSLTCTRTLLRVLMSYPGLRRINYFIPLVQRSEGVA; this is translated from the coding sequence ATGGCTCGTCAACAGGGGTGGTTTGCCCTGATCCTTGCCTTGGCAATTGCGGCCGGGGCCTTGCTCTTTAGTTGGAACACACCGGAGACCCCCCTAGGCCAGCGCCTGGGCCTGGATCTGCGTGGTGGCAGCCAGCTAACTCTCCAGGTTTTGCCAGCTGGCGCCATCAAAACTGTTCAGAAGGAGCAGCTAGATGCGGTCAAGGAGGTGCTTGACCGCCGCATTAATGGTTTGGGTGTCGCTGAGTCGACCTTGCAAACTGTCGGTGACGATCAGCTGATGCTGCAACTGCCTGGGGAGCAAGATCCGTCCCGCGCCGCCAAGGTTCTTGGCACTACAGCACTACTTGAATTTCGGGCCCAAAAACCAGGTACCGAGCAGCGGATGCAGGAGCTGCTAAACCTAAAACGTCAAGCAACGGCACTTTTAATCCGCCTAAACGGCCCTGTGAACGAAGCTGCTGACACCCAGCCGGATGTACCAACTTCGCCTGACGCCAAACAAGCTGATCGTGATCAGTTGGAGGCAGACCTACAACGTATCAACGTTGACATCGTTGCCCAATTCGAACCAGCTGGCCTCAGTGGCAAGGATCTTGTCACCGCAGGACGCCAGCAGCAGCAAACAGGCACCGGCTGGGATGTGACTCTCGGTTTCACTAAGGATGGAGGCGATAAGTTTGCCAGCCTCACCCAATCGATTGCCGGCACTGGCCGCTTGCTTGGCATTGTTCTGGATGGTCGCTCCATAAGTGAGGCCAGAGTTGGCCCTGAGTTCAAGGCAGCGGGCATTACTGGAGGCTCAGCAAGTATCACCGGTAATTTCACCGCAGAACAGGCTAGGGATTTGGAGGTTCAGCTTCGAGGAGGTTCCTTGCCCCTGCCAGTGAAAATCCTCGAAGTGCGCACAGTTGGGCCCTCATTAGGAGCTGAAAACATTCGTACCAGCCTTGTGGCAGCCCTTACAGGCCTGCTGCTAGTAGCTGTGTTCATGGTGATCGTTTATCGATTGGCTGGCCTTGTTGCGGTAGTTGCCCTATCCCTGTATGGCCTGTTCAACTTGGCCGTTTATGCCCTTATCCCTGTCACACTAAGTCTGCCAGGGATTGCTGGATTCATCTTGTCGCTAGGAATGGCAGTAGATGCAAACGTGCTTATTTTTGAGCGGATCAAGGAGGAGCTACGATCTGGCAATACCTTAATTCGCTCAATCGATACTGGATTTGCTCTCGCATTTTCATCTATCGTTGATAGTCAGGTTACTACGCTAATAAGTTGCATCGCTTTATTCGCTTTGGGAACGGGTCTTGTGAAGGGATTTGCAGTAACCCTTGGAATTGGAGTTTTGCTTAGTTTGTTTAGTTCTCTTACTTGCACCCGCACACTTCTCAGGGTACTGATGAGCTATCCAGGCTTGCGACGCATTAACTATTTCATCCCGCTTGTTCAACGTTCAGAGGGGGTTGCCTGA
- a CDS encoding pyruvate dehydrogenase complex E1 component subunit beta — translation MAETLLFNALREAIDEEMARDPYVCVMGEDVGQYGGSYKVTKDLYEKYGELRVLDTPIAENAFAGMAVGAAMTGLRPIVEGMNMGFLLLAFNQISNNMGMLRYTSGGNYTIPTVVRGPGGVGRQLGAEHSQRLEAYFHAVPGIKIVAVSTPTNAKGLMKAAIRDNNPVLFFEHVLLYNLSEDIPEGEYICALDQAEVVKVGSDVTILTYSRMRHHCLKAVEQLEKAGVSVELIDLISLKPFDMETISTSIRKTHKVIVVEECMKTGGIGAELLALITEHCFDELDARPIRLSSQDIPTPYNGALENLTIIQPHQIVDAARQLVAGKI, via the coding sequence GTGGCAGAGACGCTGCTTTTCAATGCCCTCCGGGAAGCCATCGACGAGGAGATGGCTAGAGATCCTTACGTGTGCGTGATGGGTGAGGACGTCGGTCAATACGGCGGCTCCTACAAGGTCACGAAAGATCTCTACGAAAAATATGGTGAGCTGCGGGTGCTGGACACCCCAATCGCCGAAAATGCATTTGCTGGCATGGCGGTTGGCGCGGCGATGACGGGGCTGCGCCCAATCGTGGAGGGCATGAATATGGGCTTCCTGTTGCTGGCCTTCAACCAAATCTCCAACAACATGGGGATGCTGCGTTACACCAGCGGCGGTAATTACACCATTCCCACTGTCGTGCGCGGTCCTGGCGGTGTTGGTCGCCAGTTAGGTGCTGAACACAGCCAGCGCCTAGAGGCCTATTTCCATGCCGTACCCGGCATCAAAATTGTGGCGGTGAGCACTCCCACCAATGCCAAAGGCCTGATGAAGGCCGCAATCCGCGACAACAACCCCGTGCTCTTTTTTGAACACGTGTTGTTGTACAACCTATCGGAAGATATTCCGGAGGGTGAATACATCTGTGCCCTTGACCAGGCTGAGGTTGTAAAGGTTGGATCGGATGTCACGATCCTTACCTACTCACGCATGCGCCATCATTGTCTCAAGGCTGTCGAGCAGTTGGAGAAGGCTGGGGTAAGCGTGGAGCTGATCGATCTAATCAGCCTTAAGCCCTTTGATATGGAGACCATATCCACCTCGATCCGTAAAACCCACAAGGTGATTGTGGTGGAGGAATGTATGAAGACAGGCGGCATTGGGGCTGAATTATTAGCCTTGATCACGGAACATTGTTTTGATGAGCTTGATGCACGGCCGATTCGGTTGTCTTCCCAGGACATCCCCACTCCCTACAACGGTGCCCTGGAAAATCTGACCATCATTCAACCCCATCAGATTGTTGATGCGGCCCGGCAGCTCGTCGCCGGAAAGATTTAG
- a CDS encoding DUF3082 domain-containing protein — MTKSESPIKPSDPAPRKGPLSFLSGSLTAGLLAWLALGLSQKLVAYYAMHPPSYGSAIAQSIATALKTLIVGMSFLATFSFAFIGIGLALVFVRSLVSGSGSAPAEAGEKP, encoded by the coding sequence GTGACCAAATCCGAATCCCCCATCAAGCCCAGTGATCCAGCGCCCCGTAAAGGGCCGCTGAGTTTCCTCTCGGGCTCGCTCACCGCTGGTCTGCTGGCCTGGCTGGCCTTGGGTCTGAGCCAGAAATTGGTGGCGTACTACGCCATGCATCCACCCAGCTACGGCTCGGCGATTGCCCAGAGCATCGCCACGGCCCTCAAAACACTGATTGTTGGCATGTCGTTTCTTGCCACCTTCAGCTTTGCCTTCATTGGCATTGGTCTGGCCTTGGTGTTCGTGCGCAGCTTGGTGTCCGGTTCCGGATCGGCCCCTGCCGAGGCGGGCGAAAAGCCCTAA
- the ispE gene encoding 4-(cytidine 5'-diphospho)-2-C-methyl-D-erythritol kinase: MADLCVRAPAKINLHLEVLGLRPDGFHELAMLMQSIDLADSLRMRPTADGQISLQCDRADLPTNSSNLVVKAAEMLRSRSGFAELGAQIVLEKRIPIGAGLAGGSSNGAAALLGLNELWGLGFKSQELHSMAAELGSDMPFCLDGGTQLCFGRGEQLEALPFNSSEPPALLLIKHPEVSVSTPWAYGRCKELRGDFYLEAEADFEQRRQALRQAPLLGAIAGNGSWPPLRNDLQAVVEPEVETVRQGLALLRQSEQPLAVAMSGSGPSLFALFPGVDQARSAHADLAERFERDGFESWCCGFSDRGVSLIQ, translated from the coding sequence ATGGCTGATCTATGCGTGCGTGCCCCCGCCAAGATCAATTTGCACTTGGAGGTGCTTGGGCTGCGCCCCGATGGCTTCCACGAGCTGGCGATGCTGATGCAGTCGATCGATCTGGCCGACAGCCTGAGGATGCGGCCCACGGCAGATGGCCAAATCAGCCTCCAGTGCGATCGGGCTGACTTGCCCACTAACAGCAGCAATTTGGTCGTCAAGGCAGCTGAGATGCTGCGCTCCCGCTCAGGTTTTGCCGAGCTTGGCGCCCAGATCGTGCTCGAGAAGCGCATCCCGATCGGGGCTGGCCTTGCGGGCGGCTCCAGTAATGGAGCGGCGGCGCTGCTTGGTCTCAACGAGCTATGGGGACTGGGCTTTAAGAGTCAGGAGCTGCACAGCATGGCGGCTGAGCTTGGCTCCGACATGCCGTTTTGCCTTGATGGCGGCACCCAGCTCTGCTTTGGCCGCGGTGAGCAGCTGGAAGCCTTGCCCTTTAATTCAAGCGAGCCTCCGGCGCTACTGCTGATCAAGCACCCGGAGGTGAGTGTCAGCACGCCTTGGGCCTATGGACGCTGCAAGGAGCTACGCGGCGATTTCTATCTCGAGGCTGAAGCCGACTTTGAGCAGCGCCGTCAGGCCCTACGTCAAGCGCCCTTGCTAGGGGCCATCGCGGGAAATGGGAGCTGGCCACCGCTGCGCAACGACCTGCAGGCCGTAGTGGAACCAGAGGTGGAAACCGTGCGCCAGGGCCTGGCATTGCTGCGCCAGAGCGAGCAACCCCTGGCGGTCGCCATGAGCGGTTCTGGACCCAGTCTGTTCGCCCTGTTTCCAGGGGTGGACCAAGCTCGCAGCGCCCACGCAGACCTAGCCGAACGGTTTGAGCGGGACGGCTTTGAGTCTTGGTGTTGTGGCTTCAGCGATCGGGGTGTCAGCCTGATTCAGTGA
- the rsmA gene encoding 16S rRNA (adenine(1518)-N(6)/adenine(1519)-N(6))-dimethyltransferase RsmA, which yields MTFTAHRARKRFGQHWLIDQTVLARIVAAAELEASDRVLEVGPGRGALSERLLATPAAAVAAVELDRDLVLGLQERFGDQPRFQLTSGDVLTVELPAANKVVANIPYNITGPLLERLVGRLDRPVAHPYDRLVLLVQREVGERIRSEPGASAFSALSVRMQLLANCRSVCAVPPLCFQPPPQVHSEVILLEPLPVEQQLAPQLARTVEMLLKRCFAARRKMVRNTLAGLLPEAELAGLAEAAGIGLQQRPQEIAPAAWVALAGSLNQVIAEPAAAPTHG from the coding sequence ATGACATTTACTGCCCACCGCGCCCGCAAGCGCTTCGGCCAGCACTGGTTGATAGATCAGACGGTGCTCGCGCGCATCGTGGCGGCCGCAGAGCTTGAAGCCAGCGATCGGGTGTTGGAGGTGGGGCCGGGTCGGGGAGCTCTCAGCGAGCGGCTGCTGGCTACCCCGGCGGCAGCGGTGGCTGCAGTGGAGCTTGATCGCGATCTGGTGCTGGGCCTGCAGGAGCGCTTCGGCGACCAGCCGCGCTTCCAGCTCACCTCGGGGGACGTGCTGACAGTGGAGCTGCCTGCCGCCAACAAGGTTGTGGCAAACATTCCCTACAACATCACCGGCCCCCTCCTAGAGCGGCTGGTGGGCCGGCTCGATCGGCCAGTTGCCCACCCCTACGACCGCCTAGTGCTGCTGGTGCAAAGGGAGGTAGGGGAAAGGATCCGCAGTGAGCCTGGCGCCAGCGCCTTTTCGGCTCTGAGCGTGCGCATGCAGCTGCTGGCCAACTGCCGCTCCGTATGTGCCGTGCCACCGCTCTGTTTTCAGCCGCCGCCCCAGGTGCACTCGGAGGTGATCCTGTTGGAGCCGCTGCCAGTGGAGCAGCAATTGGCACCCCAACTAGCCCGCACGGTGGAGATGCTTTTGAAGCGCTGTTTTGCCGCTCGCCGCAAAATGGTGCGCAACACCCTGGCAGGCCTGCTGCCCGAAGCGGAACTGGCTGGGTTGGCGGAAGCAGCGGGCATCGGCCTGCAGCAGCGGCCCCAGGAGATCGCGCCAGCAGCCTGGGTGGCGTTGGCGGGCAGCTTGAATCAGGTCATTGCTGAGCCCGCTGCCGCCCCTACCCATGGCTGA
- a CDS encoding YraN family protein, protein MARTTARRQGDWAEQRVLRLLLGRGWRLLSRQWSCRWGELDLVLEKGRRLLVVEVKGRSRCGPDSWGAGALRRGKRQRLERAWRCWLEEHPVWAESSVELVFALVPLAPAPGPVRWIRADH, encoded by the coding sequence ATGGCTCGCACCACTGCACGCCGCCAGGGCGACTGGGCCGAGCAGCGGGTGCTGCGCCTACTGCTCGGCAGGGGTTGGCGTTTGCTCTCCCGCCAGTGGTCATGTCGCTGGGGAGAACTGGATCTGGTGCTGGAAAAAGGGAGGCGCCTACTGGTGGTGGAAGTGAAAGGTCGCAGCCGTTGCGGGCCAGATAGTTGGGGTGCCGGTGCCTTGCGCCGCGGCAAGCGGCAGCGGTTGGAGCGAGCCTGGCGCTGCTGGCTGGAGGAGCATCCGGTTTGGGCGGAGAGCTCGGTGGAGCTGGTATTTGCCTTGGTGCCCCTTGCACCGGCGCCCGGACCTGTCCGCTGGATCCGCGCCGATCACTGA
- a CDS encoding pentapeptide repeat-containing protein, whose translation MLPLSSSGRSRSGRSPRSLAGGVLALLFALASAIGFALSSPLPAQAAMDVAKQVLIGADFHDQDLRGATFNLTNLRDATFAGSDLQGASLFGAKLQDADLSNTNLKEATLDSAIFDGTNLTNAVLEDAFAFNTKFTNVVIEGADFTNVPLRGDALKTLCGLASGTNPVTGRDTRASLGCS comes from the coding sequence ATGTTGCCACTTTCATCTTCCGGTCGATCCCGTTCCGGTCGTTCTCCGCGCAGCCTGGCCGGCGGGGTGCTGGCGCTGTTGTTCGCCCTGGCCAGTGCCATTGGTTTTGCCTTGTCGTCCCCCCTGCCCGCCCAGGCGGCCATGGATGTGGCCAAGCAGGTGCTAATCGGCGCTGATTTTCATGACCAGGATCTGAGGGGCGCCACCTTCAACCTCACAAATTTGCGGGACGCCACCTTTGCCGGCTCGGACCTGCAGGGAGCCAGCCTGTTTGGCGCCAAGCTTCAGGACGCTGACCTAAGCAATACCAACCTGAAAGAGGCAACGCTTGATTCGGCGATCTTCGATGGCACCAACCTCACCAATGCAGTGCTGGAAGACGCCTTTGCCTTCAACACCAAATTCACCAATGTGGTGATTGAGGGGGCAGATTTCACCAATGTGCCTTTGCGGGGTGATGCGCTGAAAACCCTTTGTGGCCTGGCCAGTGGCACCAACCCGGTGACCGGCCGCGACACCCGCGCCAGCCTGGGCTGCAGCTGA
- a CDS encoding TMEM165/GDT1 family protein, whose amino-acid sequence MASPLSSDPSLAAFGSSLTAITLAELGDKTFFMALILAVRHRARWVFIGSFAALTAVTLISLALGYGLRELLPQSLVPWLAAVLFLSFGIKLLIDAQGMAANAATEEKAEAEQVINTAESSKVFNTAWAVIWESFVLVFIAELGDRTQFTTIFMATAPAQVFSFGGLLAGTLLGHALVTWLAVGAGKWIGQWVNERLLYRLSGGLFLVFGLAALSQALS is encoded by the coding sequence ATGGCTTCACCCCTTTCCAGCGACCCCAGCCTGGCTGCCTTCGGCTCCAGCCTCACCGCCATCACCCTGGCCGAGTTGGGCGATAAAACCTTTTTCATGGCGCTGATCCTGGCGGTGCGCCACCGCGCCCGCTGGGTATTTATTGGCTCATTTGCCGCCCTAACCGCGGTCACCCTGATCTCCCTGGCCCTTGGATACGGCCTGAGGGAGCTGCTACCTCAAAGCCTGGTGCCCTGGCTGGCCGCCGTGCTCTTCCTCAGCTTTGGCATCAAGCTGCTGATCGATGCCCAGGGCATGGCTGCCAATGCGGCTACCGAGGAGAAGGCGGAGGCTGAGCAGGTAATCAATACGGCGGAAAGCAGCAAGGTCTTCAACACGGCCTGGGCCGTGATCTGGGAGTCCTTCGTGCTGGTATTTATCGCTGAGCTAGGCGACCGAACCCAGTTCACTACTATCTTTATGGCCACTGCACCGGCCCAGGTATTCAGCTTTGGCGGCCTGCTCGCCGGCACGCTGTTAGGCCATGCCCTGGTCACCTGGCTGGCCGTAGGCGCCGGCAAGTGGATTGGTCAATGGGTGAATGAGCGCCTGCTCTATCGCCTCAGTGGCGGCCTATTTCTAGTGTTTGGTCTGGCGGCCCTGAGCCAGGCCCTGAGCTGA
- the gap gene encoding type I glyceraldehyde-3-phosphate dehydrogenase: MTIRIGINGFGRIGRLAFRRAMTLADVEIVGINDLIEVDYLAYMLRYDSTHGRFQGEVAVENGQLVVNGQVIRISAERDPNNLKWGEVGADYVLESTGFFLTDDSARAHINAGAKRVVMSAPSKDATPMFVMGVNHSSYAGQDVVSNASCTTNCLAPVAKVLHDNFGIVNGLMTTVHATTATQKTVDGPSVKDWRGGRGAAQNIIPSSTGAAKAVGRVIPELNGKLTGMAFRVPTPDVSVVDLTVNLAKPASYDQIKAAMKAASEGPMAGILGYTEDEVVSTDFLGESCTSVFDAGAGIALTDTFVKVVAWYDNEWGYSCKCLDLMRHMASVG; the protein is encoded by the coding sequence ATGACCATTCGCATCGGCATTAACGGTTTCGGCCGCATCGGCCGCCTTGCCTTCCGCCGTGCCATGACCCTGGCGGACGTGGAAATCGTTGGTATCAACGACCTGATCGAGGTCGACTACCTGGCCTACATGCTCCGTTATGACTCCACCCATGGCCGCTTTCAGGGTGAGGTGGCCGTCGAAAACGGACAGCTGGTGGTGAATGGCCAGGTGATCCGCATCAGCGCCGAGCGAGATCCAAACAACCTCAAGTGGGGTGAGGTTGGCGCCGACTACGTGCTTGAAAGCACCGGTTTTTTCCTCACCGACGACTCTGCTCGCGCTCACATCAATGCTGGCGCCAAGCGTGTGGTGATGAGCGCTCCCTCCAAAGACGCCACACCAATGTTCGTGATGGGCGTGAACCACAGCAGCTATGCCGGCCAGGACGTGGTTTCCAATGCCAGCTGCACCACCAATTGCCTGGCACCTGTCGCCAAGGTGCTGCACGACAACTTCGGCATCGTCAATGGCTTGATGACCACGGTGCATGCCACCACCGCCACCCAGAAAACCGTGGATGGCCCATCGGTGAAGGACTGGCGTGGTGGCCGCGGCGCGGCCCAAAACATCATCCCCAGCTCCACCGGTGCCGCTAAGGCGGTTGGCCGGGTGATCCCCGAGCTCAACGGCAAGCTCACCGGCATGGCATTCCGCGTGCCCACCCCCGATGTGTCGGTGGTGGACCTGACCGTGAACCTTGCCAAACCGGCCAGCTACGACCAGATCAAGGCCGCCATGAAGGCTGCCAGCGAAGGCCCCATGGCCGGAATTCTTGGCTACACCGAAGACGAGGTAGTGAGCACCGACTTTCTGGGCGAGAGCTGCACCTCGGTGTTTGATGCCGGCGCCGGCATCGCCCTCACCGACACCTTCGTGAAGGTTGTGGCTTGGTACGACAACGAGTGGGGCTACAGCTGCAAGTGCCTCGACCTGATGCGCCACATGGCCAGCGTGGGATAG
- a CDS encoding LexA family protein: MIRGARLAHPAHPASSPLPGSASLSAQLIRCHASTVLLRVSGESMQAAGIDHGDLLIVDRGLEPRPGQIVVACLDGCFTLKRLVAHQGRLRLEAAHPAYPPLELDCFDGARIWAVALHVVRTLKAP; this comes from the coding sequence TTGATCCGCGGCGCGCGCCTGGCACACCCAGCCCATCCAGCCTCCTCGCCATTGCCGGGCAGCGCCAGTCTCAGTGCCCAGTTAATCCGTTGCCATGCCAGCACGGTGTTACTGCGGGTGAGTGGTGAATCGATGCAGGCAGCCGGAATCGACCACGGCGACCTGCTGATCGTCGATCGAGGCCTGGAGCCCCGCCCCGGCCAGATCGTGGTGGCCTGCCTGGATGGCTGCTTCACCCTTAAACGGCTAGTAGCCCACCAGGGCCGGCTACGACTGGAGGCAGCCCACCCGGCCTACCCGCCCCTAGAGCTGGATTGCTTTGATGGCGCTCGCATCTGGGCGGTGGCCCTGCACGTGGTCCGCACCCTGAAAGCGCCATGA
- a CDS encoding Y-family DNA polymerase encodes MSCEPWSRRRQAIVLIDGNNFYASCEAVLDPAVLGRPLVVLSNNDGCIVSRSAEARALGIRMGQPYFQVRRELERQGVVVRSSNYALYADMSQRLMATLEPWVEALEIYSIDEAFGQLSRPADQRSLHDWGRQLRHHVLCQLGLPVAVGIGPSKVLAKLANRLAKTTARATGVFDLGSMDDPDPHLAAVAIEDVWGIGRQLSRWCRLRGVADAKALRDMPSGELRRRCGVVGLRLQQELRGMACLPLETLPAAKRETCVSRSFSQPITSQSELREAVATYLSRAAEKLRRQQQRAGAITVFVRSNPFNGTSFYSNSATVSLPLASNDTAVLLQAALPLVAVLFSPHKPLHKAGVLLQQLRGEETLQHNLLLPLPLEQQHRRTALMATIDQLNRHYGSGTVQWAAAGMQTPWRMRRSRLSGAATTRLDAIPMVRA; translated from the coding sequence ATGAGCTGCGAACCCTGGAGCCGCCGCCGCCAGGCAATCGTGCTGATCGACGGCAACAACTTCTACGCCTCCTGCGAAGCGGTGCTGGATCCAGCCGTGCTGGGGAGGCCGTTGGTGGTGCTCTCCAATAACGACGGTTGCATCGTGTCGCGCAGCGCCGAGGCCCGAGCCCTCGGCATCCGCATGGGCCAGCCCTACTTTCAGGTGCGGCGCGAGCTGGAGCGCCAGGGCGTGGTGGTGCGCAGCTCCAACTACGCCCTCTACGCCGACATGAGCCAGCGGCTGATGGCCACCCTGGAGCCCTGGGTGGAAGCTCTGGAGATCTATTCGATCGATGAAGCTTTCGGTCAGCTCAGTCGGCCCGCCGACCAGCGCAGCCTGCACGATTGGGGCCGGCAGCTGCGTCACCACGTGCTCTGCCAGCTAGGTCTACCGGTGGCGGTAGGCATCGGCCCCAGCAAGGTGCTGGCCAAGCTCGCCAACCGCCTTGCCAAGACGACGGCCCGCGCCACGGGTGTCTTCGACCTCGGCAGCATGGATGACCCCGACCCCCACCTGGCAGCGGTCGCTATCGAGGATGTCTGGGGCATTGGCCGCCAGCTCTCCCGCTGGTGCCGCCTGCGCGGTGTCGCCGATGCCAAGGCTCTGCGCGACATGCCCAGTGGCGAACTGCGCCGCCGCTGCGGCGTGGTGGGACTGCGCCTGCAGCAGGAGTTGCGGGGTATGGCCTGCCTACCCCTAGAGACCCTGCCGGCCGCCAAGCGGGAAACCTGCGTGAGCCGCAGCTTCAGCCAGCCGATCACCAGCCAGAGCGAACTGAGGGAGGCTGTTGCTACCTACCTGAGCCGGGCGGCGGAGAAATTGCGGCGGCAACAGCAACGGGCTGGAGCAATCACGGTGTTCGTGCGCAGCAACCCCTTCAACGGCACTAGTTTTTACAGCAACAGCGCCACGGTGAGCCTGCCGCTGGCCAGCAATGACACCGCCGTGCTGCTGCAGGCAGCCCTACCCCTGGTGGCAGTGCTATTCAGCCCCCACAAGCCCCTGCACAAAGCGGGGGTGCTGCTGCAGCAACTGCGGGGCGAGGAGACCCTCCAGCACAACTTGCTGCTGCCCCTGCCCTTGGAGCAGCAACACCGTCGCACAGCCCTGATGGCCACCATCGACCAGCTCAACCGCCACTACGGCAGCGGCACCGTGCAATGGGCAGCTGCGGGAATGCAAACCCCCTGGCGGATGCGGCGCTCACGACTGTCTGGGGCGGCCACCACCCGCCTAGACGCCATCCCGATGGTGCGGGCCTGA
- a CDS encoding methyltransferase family protein gives MTPLPKAPGKTWWEHQRTGLSKLVAALAFILIALTQSHWELHHENVATFLFSTGLGLAAIGATGRIWCSFFISGRKDGELVTEGPYSISRNPLYVFSCIGLVGVGLSTETLAYPLLFLVIFGLYYPGIMAREERRLEELFGESFRQYQQRVPRFWPNRGLYSEPASWSSNPRLFRATSSATSGLYGLRQSLNWWRVCATLAGCPTC, from the coding sequence ATGACCCCATTGCCTAAGGCGCCCGGCAAGACTTGGTGGGAACACCAGCGCACCGGGCTATCAAAATTGGTGGCAGCACTGGCTTTCATTCTGATAGCACTCACCCAGAGCCACTGGGAGCTGCACCATGAAAATGTGGCCACGTTCCTTTTCAGCACCGGCCTTGGCCTGGCGGCCATTGGAGCAACAGGGCGGATCTGGTGTTCATTTTTTATCTCCGGCCGCAAGGACGGAGAGCTGGTCACTGAGGGGCCCTACTCGATTAGTCGCAACCCGTTATATGTATTCAGCTGCATTGGTTTAGTGGGGGTGGGACTCAGCACCGAAACACTCGCCTACCCGCTACTCTTTCTGGTGATATTTGGTCTTTATTACCCGGGGATTATGGCTAGGGAGGAAAGACGGCTCGAAGAACTATTCGGCGAATCCTTCCGCCAATATCAGCAGCGGGTGCCACGCTTCTGGCCCAATCGCGGGCTCTACAGCGAGCCCGCAAGTTGGAGCAGCAATCCGCGTCTATTTCGCGCCACATCCTCAGCGACATCTGGTTTGTATGGATTGCGGCAATCATTGAACTGGTGGAGGGTTTGCGCAACGTTGGCTGGCTGCCCCACCTGTTGA